One region of Ahniella affigens genomic DNA includes:
- a CDS encoding class I SAM-dependent methyltransferase, whose protein sequence is MSQTPFKDHFSGHADTYRQARPIYPSAFLMALCQSAPGRDCCWDVGCGNGQASVLLAGWFRTVIATDPSSTQIANAEAMPNIDYRVEPAEQSSLADRSVDFISVAQAYHWFDHDRFAREVRRVAKPGGVIAAYGYRHTQIAPDIDAWVAELYEPVLGADWPPERRHVDAALLDLPFPFRPISVPAHSLTLSWTVDQFLGYLESWSAMQRYRKRTGTDPLATRAPALRAMWGNGPRDVQWDLFARVGVVD, encoded by the coding sequence ATGAGCCAAACGCCGTTCAAAGACCACTTCTCTGGCCATGCCGACACGTATCGCCAGGCCCGCCCAATCTACCCGTCGGCGTTTCTGATGGCCCTGTGTCAATCGGCGCCCGGTCGGGACTGCTGCTGGGATGTCGGTTGCGGCAACGGCCAGGCCAGTGTCTTGCTCGCCGGCTGGTTCAGAACCGTCATTGCGACGGATCCGTCCAGCACCCAGATTGCCAACGCCGAAGCGATGCCAAACATCGACTATCGTGTTGAACCCGCCGAACAATCCAGCCTCGCCGATCGCAGCGTCGACTTCATCAGCGTGGCGCAGGCCTATCACTGGTTCGATCATGACCGCTTTGCCCGCGAAGTCCGCCGGGTTGCCAAGCCGGGGGGCGTCATTGCGGCTTACGGCTACCGGCACACGCAGATTGCACCCGACATCGACGCCTGGGTCGCCGAGCTCTACGAGCCCGTGCTCGGCGCGGACTGGCCACCGGAACGTCGGCATGTGGATGCCGCGTTGCTCGATTTGCCGTTTCCGTTTCGACCAATCTCGGTGCCCGCACATTCATTGACGCTGTCGTGGACGGTCGATCAGTTTCTCGGCTACCTGGAATCGTGGTCAGCCATGCAGCGCTATCGGAAACGAACTGGCACCGACCCGCTTGCGACGCGCGCGCCAGCACTCCGAGCCATGTGGGGCAATGGCCCCCGCGACGTGCAATGGGACTTGTTTGCGCGGGTCGGCGTGGTGGATTGA
- a CDS encoding antibiotic biosynthesis monooxygenase family protein: MSDVSDARYVVVFRATVAAFDDEYSRTAAALRERALRDFGCLAFHALTEGDQEIALSYWPSLEAIRTWQQDATHLQAQELGRTRWYSGYHVEVVEILRAYQHPR, translated from the coding sequence ATGTCTGATGTGTCCGACGCCCGCTATGTGGTGGTGTTCCGTGCAACCGTTGCAGCGTTCGACGACGAATACAGCCGCACGGCGGCCGCGCTTCGCGAACGCGCGTTGCGAGACTTCGGCTGTCTGGCCTTTCATGCGTTGACAGAAGGTGATCAGGAGATTGCGCTGTCGTATTGGCCGTCACTCGAGGCGATTCGAACCTGGCAACAGGATGCAACGCATCTGCAAGCACAGGAACTCGGACGAACCCGCTGGTATTCGGGGTATCACGTGGAAGTCGTCGAAATTCTGCGCGCGTATCAGCACCCGCGTTGA
- a CDS encoding tryptophan 7-halogenase, with amino-acid sequence MTPTDRPLPLHVRVVIIGGGPAGCATALRLHQLGVSDVLVIEAGQYQRERVGESVPPDFRRVLATLGLLESFPSEAHATCLGSRSAWGTETLGYNDFIVDPHGPGWHLDRSEFERWLADSVRARGMLLSSNTRFRDVAPNRGSGRILSLERDGQAILVKADFVVDAGGVQALLASRLGARRQCDDQMLVAAAFLDVDADAVALDSLTLLEAEADGWWYAARLPSGRAIVAFSSDADVIRSRRMDQVSGWLTKAAATRHIAELTRAARWRHERPIRLLAASSVLEPCVGADWLAVGDAASSFDPISAQGLHKAFVQGVAAADAINTALQGDASALLQYGLMVRTRYAQYWQQRRYFYALEQRWPESPFWQRRQAA; translated from the coding sequence ATGACGCCCACCGATCGCCCACTGCCTCTGCACGTGCGGGTAGTCATCATTGGTGGTGGCCCGGCGGGCTGCGCCACGGCGCTGCGCTTGCACCAGCTGGGCGTGTCCGATGTATTGGTGATCGAGGCAGGCCAATATCAACGCGAGCGAGTGGGCGAGAGTGTGCCGCCAGATTTCCGGCGCGTGCTGGCGACACTCGGGTTGCTCGAATCGTTCCCGTCCGAGGCCCATGCAACATGCCTCGGCAGTCGCTCAGCATGGGGCACCGAGACGCTCGGCTACAACGACTTCATCGTTGATCCGCATGGCCCGGGTTGGCATCTGGACCGCAGTGAGTTCGAACGGTGGTTAGCAGATTCGGTTCGGGCACGCGGGATGCTGCTCAGTTCGAATACACGCTTTCGCGACGTGGCGCCGAACCGTGGTTCGGGTCGGATCCTGAGTCTCGAACGCGATGGTCAAGCCATCTTGGTCAAGGCCGATTTTGTGGTCGACGCTGGTGGCGTTCAAGCCCTGCTGGCGAGCCGTCTTGGCGCGCGCCGACAGTGCGATGATCAGATGCTGGTCGCAGCCGCATTCTTGGACGTCGATGCGGATGCGGTCGCGCTGGATTCGCTGACCTTGCTCGAAGCGGAAGCCGACGGCTGGTGGTATGCGGCGCGCCTGCCTAGCGGTCGGGCGATCGTGGCTTTTAGTAGTGACGCGGATGTCATCCGGTCGCGGCGAATGGATCAAGTCAGCGGCTGGCTGACCAAAGCGGCGGCCACGCGCCATATTGCCGAACTGACGCGCGCGGCGCGTTGGCGTCACGAGCGACCCATTCGGTTGCTGGCCGCCAGCAGTGTGCTGGAGCCGTGTGTCGGGGCGGACTGGTTGGCGGTGGGCGACGCAGCGTCAAGTTTCGATCCGATTTCAGCGCAAGGGCTCCACAAGGCATTTGTGCAGGGTGTGGCCGCAGCGGACGCCATCAACACAGCGCTTCAGGGCGACGCAAGTGCCTTGTTGCAGTATGGTCTGATGGTGCGCACGCGCTATGCTCAATACTGGCAGCAGCGGCGCTATTTCTATGCACTGGAGCAGCGTTGGCCGGAGTCGCCATTCTGGCAACGACGGCAAGCGGCGTAA
- a CDS encoding pseudouridine synthase — MLVALNKPYGVLCQFSGNDGRPTLADVIQKARTNAWIDAGTTTTRRDDDFANIYPAGRLDLDSEGLLLLSDDGPLIHQISDPREKWPKTYWVQVEHLATDAELDALRHGVVLNDGPTLPASVRCLADADAEWLWPRDPPIRVRAAIPTCWLEIVLREGRNRQVRRMTAAVGLPTLRLIRTAIGPYRLDGLLPGHLRILDGQPAPARMHVPRQKPLRPRFPKRPKR; from the coding sequence ATGCTGGTGGCTCTGAACAAACCCTATGGCGTGCTCTGCCAGTTCTCGGGCAATGACGGCCGGCCGACGTTGGCTGACGTCATCCAGAAGGCGCGCACCAACGCGTGGATTGACGCTGGCACCACAACCACCCGACGCGACGATGACTTCGCGAATATCTACCCAGCCGGTCGACTGGATCTGGATAGCGAAGGCCTGCTGTTGCTGTCCGACGATGGCCCCTTGATCCATCAAATCAGTGACCCCCGCGAAAAGTGGCCCAAGACCTATTGGGTGCAAGTCGAGCATCTCGCCACCGACGCCGAACTCGATGCACTGAGGCACGGTGTTGTGCTCAATGATGGCCCAACCTTGCCCGCCTCAGTGCGGTGCCTTGCGGATGCCGACGCCGAGTGGCTTTGGCCGCGCGATCCGCCGATCCGGGTGCGCGCGGCGATTCCCACTTGTTGGCTCGAAATCGTTCTCCGCGAAGGCCGCAATCGCCAGGTGCGCCGCATGACGGCAGCGGTCGGCTTGCCGACTTTGCGCCTGATTCGCACTGCGATTGGCCCGTATCGGCTCGATGGCCTCCTGCCGGGACATCTTCGTATTCTCGATGGCCAGCCGGCACCGGCGCGGATGCACGTACCCAGGCAGAAACCACTCCGACCACGTTTTCCCAAGCGACCTAAGCGATGA